acaaaaaaatatccgAAAGTATTTAAATACTCAAAATGACGCAAATTTGAcctgataaacaaaaaaaccctaaaaattcaGCTAAATagccaaatatattttaaattttgaaattttacatGAAGTCTGAAACTATaagcaaaaaccaaaatccgaaacttaaaataatattcgtAGTACAAAAACATATCAGAAATACCTAAATATCTAAGATACACAAACATTTCATGTACATCGGTTATCCGATTGGGTCTCGAGTAAGATCCAAACTCAAACAGAGACCCGCATgtctacaaaaaaaatacttaataaGTACTTTACCTTGAGTTTGGATCCGAACCAGTATCAATGTATTGTTAGTCTGTATATATTTTTAGCTagattttaataagaaaacaaaacccGCGCTTTAAAGCgggggtcaaaatctagtttgtaATTTATACACTCACCACTAATGTTTGTTTGGTATATGTTGCAAAATCATTTGCTCTCATTATGTTTTCTACTTTATATCAAATGCTAAAATTGTTCTGGTTCTATTGTAACAACTCATATGTCGAATATATTAGCGCATTTGAGAAATACACATCAATAGTTTTGCAATTCAGTTGACAACAATAGACACCAAAATTCATAGGTTTGTATGTTACAAAAGAATATCGAACACATGTTGGAACCTAGATTCAATTTTCTAGTTAAGTACAcccattttaaaacaaataaaaaaactcatttaagTGAATTTTAACTgacaaatcaaaaaaattaaccagttaaaataaatattagacaCTTCGGAATCTAAAAGACAGCAATAAAAATATAGACAACAACTAATtaacatattttcatattgttCATCAACTAGCTATAACAATAACTAAAAGAAAAGGATTATCAATTTCTCAACCTATAATATCAAATTAATCTATAAAGAACGAGTCCTAAACTATCAAATATGTTTTCACATCATATATTCTTTAAAGTTAAAATGTGaagtaagaaaaaataattggtCACTTGAACTCAAATATACAATTATTGAATTCGAGATAATACAtcaattattacatttttaaattcGAGCTCCTCAGTATCACGATCACCAACCCCTATTCACAATCGAGTCTCAGATGCTCACCTATCTTCCATACTAGATGGATTAATGGATTGTTACCTTAGCTAACGAAGAAGTAAATAGTTTGGATTTTCGCTTCCTAAATCACTGGGGCAACATTCCGACATTCTCTCCTTCACGGTTTGATATCCTTGAGGTTAGCAACCTTTCCTACGAATGCGTTAGGAATCATCGTTTTACTGCTATTTCTGTTAAAAGCTCttcttaataataatttatgtttcATGTAATCCGTTACATTGATTTGAAATCAATAAGCGAAGATGTTATAAAAAACACattcaaatttattaaatacaataaactaaattaaaatgtttgattAAAATCTAACTAActacatacacacacacacatatatatgtttatatatatatatatatatatatatataactcttacactaaaatatttcaatattcTTATCTCCATTAACTACATTTGGATTTTGGTTTGATGAAATGAGATATTGTTCATGTACGGGTATGGAATATTGTTCTATCTGAGGTCTGACATTATCTGGTTTCTGCAGTTGAGCTTCTACTTGGGATATGTTACACTCTCTTCTTGGTTCTTTGGAACCATAAGTTTTCTTGGCTTCTTGGATGTTTACTCGCTATATCGACCTTTCTGTCAAGGTTAAATAACCGCCAAGAACTAAGGGTACTCTTTTATTCGTCAAGTGACTCatctttgtatttgtttagataCCAAGGAAACTAAGAGCAACATTATTATCGGTGGTGGGATGAGGATTCTTACTAGTGGGCCACATCACCTTTTCTCAATTATGTTGCCAAAATGTCTCAAAATAAGGAACGTTTGCACTGCGTCTTTTGCACTGTTTGCGGGTCtcacgacacgtggcggcccgcgattaattcattttaaaatttttttttaaaaaaaaagaaaaaccagaaaaaaaaaatttaagaacccaaaaaacgttttgggcgataatcatgctctaagataCGAATTACATCTTTTTTGGTTCGACACATGGATAACAATAGTAGGTTTGTTGCCGATGGACAGGCTAGGAATTTGGTTTGAGTAGAAAGGCATGTACATTTTGCTTATCATCCCATAGAATTAGTAGACTCATATCATATCATCATTCAACAACAAACTACATACATTACCTAGAAGTTACAtacacaaatatattttaaaaagcagCCAAGACACACAATATactaaagaaagataaaaaacaCTTGTAAAGACAAAGaaatgaagaagataaagaacaTCAGTTACACTTGTATATGGGGTTCGGTTTGCAAATGAGTGGCTGCACAACTCCATCAACTCCCTTTGAATCAGAAGTATTAAAACCCTCAAACGCAAATCTTCATGCATCATGCCTTGTGTTCATCAACAACCACTTTTATTATCACTGACGCTTCTTCCTCAGTTATGTACACACcatctcctcctcttcttcttcttcttcttctttctcaccTTCTTCAGCTTCATTGCTGCACCTTGTATCAACATGGGTAGACGTGGCTTCCCTTTCTCCTAGGGTTTTCTCTGTGAGGCTCTTTAGCAACTTCATCACTTGAACCGCATACATCAATGCAGTCAATGGATCTGCCATCTACACAGAAAATCCAAAACAGAGCTAACACATTTCACAATATGGAAACACTTATTTAACCCCAAAAATTCATTTCAAGATATCTCAACAATAGGACTTATAACAGAGGCGTATCATTAGTGCATTTTTAGTATTGATCAAAAATCacttcaataaaaaaaactgaCCTTAGACATGTTAGGGGCAAAGACTAAAGCAAGGTTACGAGAGTTCATCTTGTTAACATGCTCAAACTGAACTACATCAGCCATGAGATTGATTGCCCAATTGAGAAGAGAAGCTTCTGTCTGAGGCAAGAGCCTCACAACCTTGACAAAATCATCGTCTGACTCGCACTGCATCACTTGCCCCGCTGGTAGAGGATCCAGTACCCCTCTCGGTAGCTCTCTGAACCAAGCCTGAACAAACACACATTATCAAATTCAAGTGGCATAAGGGTAAAGAAGAAGAGTTTTTTGAAGAAGGAACCTTGATAAGTCCAGCTAGACAATGGACATCGATCCCATCAGGTATCAACCCTTTATTTAGCTGCTCCCTTACATACTCTTCCTCACTGTTCTCTCCTGTTATTCTGAATATTCCTTCTATCTGAGACGCATACAATTCTCATCAACTTCGGAATTAAAAACGGGACTGATTATGTTTCATTCACTCACCTGCAAGCCTCCTTGATCATATAGCCTACTCTGTAATAGTAGGAGTATCACGGGAACACAGTTCCCTCTCGAGTCATATGATAATTGCATTGACTCTgtcgaaaccccaaacactgATGCACTGCCACACAA
The window above is part of the Brassica napus cultivar Da-Ae chromosome C8, Da-Ae, whole genome shotgun sequence genome. Proteins encoded here:
- the LOC106374924 gene encoding rho GTPase-activating protein 5, with the translated sequence MDIGGPTNIQHVAHVTFDRFNGFLGLPSEFEPDVPQKAPSASASVFGVSTESMQLSYDSRGNCVPVILLLLQSRLYDQGGLQIEGIFRITGENSEEEYVREQLNKGLIPDGIDVHCLAGLIKAWFRELPRGVLDPLPAGQVMQCESDDDFVKVVRLLPQTEASLLNWAINLMADVVQFEHVNKMNSRNLALVFAPNMSKMADPLTALMYAVQVMKLLKSLTEKTLGEREATSTHVDTRCSNEAEEGEKEEEEEEEEEMVCT